A window of the Procambarus clarkii isolate CNS0578487 chromosome 79, FALCON_Pclarkii_2.0, whole genome shotgun sequence genome harbors these coding sequences:
- the LOC138357635 gene encoding mucin-7-like: MLILKIRYLEHQVPSSTGYGDPVVLLFIVIHLIKIQSIQNNQPWIPVTGGDVTGATDTEHGAPEHHLSAPEHHLSAPEHRLSAPEHHLSAPEHHLSAPEHHLSAPEHHLGAPEHHLSAPEHHLSAPEHHLSAPEHHLSAPEHHLSAPEHHLSAPEHHPAPQNTISASQNTISAPQNTISAPQNTISAPQNTISAPQNTISAPQNTISAPQNTISAPQNTISAPQNTISAPQNTSSAPRNTISAPQNTISAPQNTISAPQNTISAPQNTISAPQNTISAPQNTISAPQNTIQRPRTPSQRPRTPSQRPRTPSQRPRTPSRRPRTPSQRPRTLAQRPGTPSQRPRTPSRRPRTPSQRPRTPSQRPRTPSQRPRTPSQRPRTPSQRPRTPSRRPRTPSQRPRTLAQCPRTPSQRPRTPSSAPEHHLSAPEH; the protein is encoded by the coding sequence ATGTTGatattaaagattcgctacctggaacatcaagttccaagtagcacgggctatggtgatcccgtagtgcttTTATTCATCGTTATTCATCTCATTAAAATACAGTCGATTCAAAATAACCAGCCATGGATCCCTGTGACTGGAGGTGACGTTACAGGAGCCACTGATACAGAACACGGCGCCCCAGAACACCATCTCAGCGCCCCAGAACACCATCTCAGCGCCCCAGAACACCGTCTCAGCGCCCCAGAACACCATCTCAGCGCCCCGGAACACCATCTCAGCGCCCCAGAACACCATCTCAGCGCCCCAGAACACCATCTCGGCGCCCCAGAACACCATCTCAGCGCCCCAGAACACCATCTCAGCGCCCCAGAACACCATCTCAGCGCCCCAGAACACCATCTCAGCGCCCCAGAACACCATCTCAGCGCCCCAGAACACCATCTCAGCGCCCCAGAACACCATCCAGCGCCCCAGAACACCATCTCAGCGTCCCAGAACACCATCTCAGCGCCCCAGAACACCATCTCAGCGCCCCAGAACACCATCTCAGCGCCCCAGAACACCATCTCAGCGCCCCAGAACACCATCTCAGCGCCCCAGAACACCATCTCAGCGCCCCAGAACACCATCTCAGCGCCCCAGAACACCATCTCGGCGCCCCAGAACACCATCTCAGCGCCCCAGAACACTAGCTCAGCGCCCCGGAACACCATCTCAGCGCCCCAGAACACCATCTCGGCGCCCCAGAACACCATCTCAGCGCCCCAGAACACCATCTCAGCGCCCCAGAACACCATCTCAGCGCCCCAGAACACCATCTCAGCGCCCCAGAACACCATCTCAGCGCCCCAGAACACCATCCAGCGCCCCAGAACACCATCTCAGCGCCCCAGAACACCATCTCAGCGCCCCAGAACACCATCTCAGCGCCCCAGAACACCATCTCGGCGCCCCAGAACACCATCTCAGCGCCCCAGAACACTAGCTCAGCGCCCCGGAACACCATCTCAGCGCCCCAGAACACCATCTCGGCGCCCCAGAACACCATCTCAGCGCCCCAGAACACCATCTCAGCGCCCCAGAACACCATCTCAGCGCCCCAGAACACCATCTCAGCGCCCCAGAACACCATCTCAGCGCCCCAGAACACCATCTCGGCGCCCCAGAACACCATCTCAGCGCCCCAGAACACTAGCTCAGTGCCCCAGAACACCATCTCAGCGCCCCAGAACACCATCCAGCGCCCCGGAACACCATCTCAGCGCCCCAGAACACTAG